The following are encoded together in the Salvia hispanica cultivar TCC Black 2014 chromosome 6, UniMelb_Shisp_WGS_1.0, whole genome shotgun sequence genome:
- the LOC125194858 gene encoding glycine, alanine and asparagine-rich protein-like → MGSPDTPTPGHVETGRGGGGRSGDGGGRSGGGTGGRRGGGGRGEGSAQGGRGGGDGGGGQEGGRGGGGEGDGDGSRRGFLYTDNESVAIARSWDVVTTDAIVGTDQTDLCFWRKVLVVYNQFKPPGSVDRTPDQIRKKFGRITIALRKFIGIYENQLRTAESGRSEADVKSLSIAICENASDSGPRRPRRSRAGNYSSSSGGSRTFDLNDEVMEEPPSSLSRRPRPLGQQSAIRAARSGSAAASQHSAAGPSASAPGSARATLKNTLEVQMIKELKDTLVLYEKSTDPPTKRMYYDLIVRLRTLLGWGDTATAATGPQSGGGGGDGDGLAVTMQRVKKKWRIPIMTSSSRRWRCFF, encoded by the exons ATGGGGTCGCCTGATACCCCGACGCCCGGTCATGTAGAAACGGGGAGAGGAGGTGGTGGAAGAAGCGGCGACGGCGGGGGGCGAAGTGGCGGCGGCACCGGCGGTCGAAGGGGCGGCGGCGGGCGAGGCGAAGGGTCAGCGCAAGGCGGTCGCGGAGGAGGCGATGGCGGCGGCGGGCAGGAAGGCGGCCGCGGTGGTGGCGGAGAAGGCGATGGCGATGGTAGTCGACGGGGGTTTCTGTACACGGACAATGAGTCCGTTGCTATTGCTAGGTCATGGGACGTAGTGACGACAGATGCCATAGTTGGCACGGATCAGACCGACTTATGCTTCTGGCGGAAAGTCCTGGTGGTGTACAATCAATTCAAACCGCCGGGGAGCGTCGACCGTACACCCGATCAGATCCGGAAGAAGTTCGGCAGGATCACTATAGCTCTCCGGAAGTTCATTGGTATATACGAGAACCAATTGCGCACTGCTGAGAGTGGCCGCAGTGAAGCCGACGTAAAATCCTTGTCGAT AGCCATCTGCGAGAACGCGTCTGATTCTGGGCCGAGGCGTCCAAGACGGAGCAGGGCCGGCAACTATAGCAGTAGTAGCGGCGGTTCAAGGACCTTCGACCTCAACGACGAGGTTATGGAGGAGCCCCCCTCGTCACTATCCCGGCGTCCACGGCCCCTGGGTCAACAGTCCGCAATCCGAGCCGCTAGATCTGGCTCCGCCGCTGCTTCCCAACACTCTGCTGCGGGCCCGTCTGCATCCGCCCCTGGATCGGCCCGAGCGACGTTGAAAAACACCCTGGAGGTGCAGATGATAAAGGAACTCAAGGACACTCTGGTCTTGTATGAGAAGTCGACCGACCCGCCTACCAAGAGGATGTACTACGACCTTATAGTGAGGCTGAGGACGTTGTTGGGGTGGGGGGACACGGCGACGGCGGCGACGGGACCTCAgagcggtggtggtggtggtgacggTGATGGCTTGGCGGTGACGATGCAACGGGTGAAGAAGAAGTGGCGGATTCCGATTATGACATCGAGTAGTCGGCGATGGCggtgttttttttag